In the genome of Streptococcus mitis, one region contains:
- a CDS encoding glucokinase — protein MSQKIIGIDLGGTSIKFAILTTAGEIQEKWSIKTNILDEGSHIVDDMIESIQHRLDLLGLAAADFQGIGMGSPGVVDRENGTVIGAYNLNWKTLQPIKEKIEKALGIPFFIDNDANVAALGERWMGAGDNQPDVVFMTLGTGVGGGIVAEGKLLHGVAGAAGELGHITVDFDQPIACTCGKKGCLETVASATGIVNLTRRYADEYEGDAALKRLIDNGEEVTAKTVFDLAKEGDDLALIVYRNFSRYLGIACANIGSILNPSTIVIGGGVSAAGEFLLQGVQKVYDENTFPQVRTSTKLALATLGNDAGVIGAASLVLQ, from the coding sequence ATGAGTCAAAAGATTATTGGGATTGACCTTGGTGGAACTTCTATCAAATTTGCAATCTTAACAACAGCAGGAGAAATACAAGAAAAATGGTCTATCAAGACCAATATTTTGGATGAGGGAAGTCATATCGTTGATGATATGATTGAGTCTATTCAACACCGTTTGGACTTGCTTGGATTGGCAGCAGCAGACTTCCAAGGTATTGGAATGGGTTCGCCAGGTGTGGTTGACCGTGAAAACGGGACTGTTATTGGTGCCTACAACCTCAACTGGAAAACCCTTCAACCAATTAAAGAGAAAATTGAAAAAGCCTTGGGTATCCCATTCTTCATCGATAATGATGCCAACGTAGCAGCTCTTGGTGAACGTTGGATGGGGGCTGGAGATAACCAACCAGATGTTGTCTTTATGACACTTGGTACAGGTGTTGGTGGCGGTATTGTTGCAGAAGGCAAATTACTTCACGGTGTTGCTGGTGCAGCAGGTGAGCTCGGTCACATCACTGTTGACTTTGATCAACCAATCGCATGTACTTGCGGTAAGAAAGGTTGCCTTGAGACAGTTGCTTCAGCAACAGGTATTGTCAACTTGACTCGTCGCTATGCCGATGAGTACGAAGGCGATGCAGCCTTGAAACGCTTGATTGATAACGGAGAAGAAGTAACTGCTAAGACAGTCTTTGACCTTGCAAAAGAAGGAGACGACCTTGCCTTGATCGTTTACCGTAACTTCTCACGTTACTTGGGAATCGCTTGTGCCAACATCGGTTCAATCCTAAACCCATCAACAATCGTCATCGGTGGTGGTGTATCAGCTGCGGGAGAATTCCTTCTACAAGGTGTTCAAAAAGTCTACGACGAAAACACCTTCCCTCAAGTACGCACATCAACAAAATTGGCTCTTGCAACTCTAGGAAATGACGCTGGAGTAATCGGAGCAGCATCACTTGTATTACAATAA